The following proteins are encoded in a genomic region of Dioscorea cayenensis subsp. rotundata cultivar TDr96_F1 chromosome 8, TDr96_F1_v2_PseudoChromosome.rev07_lg8_w22 25.fasta, whole genome shotgun sequence:
- the LOC120267149 gene encoding LOW QUALITY PROTEIN: protein NETWORKED 1A-like (The sequence of the model RefSeq protein was modified relative to this genomic sequence to represent the inferred CDS: deleted 1 base in 1 codon), whose amino-acid sequence MATLSKAESRRLYSWWWDSHNSPKNSRWLQENLSDMDAKVKAMIKFLEEDADSFARRAEMFYKKRPELLKLVEEFYRAYRALAERYDHATGALRQAQRTMAEAFPNQVPFVITDEPNSGSSAFEPEIRSPDKRSFPTYFDPDDLQKDTPHFHAVKRNGAYSDEHDALSGKNGLKQLNELFSAGEVVAQSKLGQDKGYEPKPRRGLRDLQKHDFAEKENISNEIKRLQEELSQMSKEKKVLDNQIISESHRADKAEAEIQSLKDIMSKLNSEKEAAYLQYQLCLERLSNLEAQMSRTQEEFRKLNDNMRTGVEKLNSAEERSLLLKKENQTLQLELETLKLSRHDILEQKLSTDRVLKSLQVSLKMMENEKMGLEDICKKLEDEKQHLLERLKILESVEEKNVVLENSLSDVHVELEGLREKIKSLEETCDSLRRQISVHISENTVLIAQLEVVSKQMEKLSEKNTFLGNSLTDTYGELENLRGKLKGLEESFQSLNDQNSALLVEKNTLLVEMGSINQCLKSLERRHAELQQKYLALRKEQELALGQVQELHDVLEAEKQEHENLIQSSKRRQEMLDNQIQLLQEEAWIKDDQFETEQLKYMNAQVEIFILQKCLLEMEESNLLLSRECQKNIETLKCLEKQKSDLEHEYLLQKQTVASLSEHNEKLNEGIHGVLKELRSNKQCQSIDDMRDELLLQIVKDETKHLLSSLSDVQDENQSLILDRLVILAMLKQVSLDAMDMRSEKDFLVQELILRNEELACLQSEKHELMGTKEQLVLDVQNSNKRQDELNQEIKDLLGQLADWKEHHNILKGQNLKLLNEYQSLSNKFDHLRVINEALEEENRSILSEAMTLEFLYSFFQSVTAERTVKLGSFSNDLDSLSSAKNELDQEIRALNDKIIQIEVENTDLKDTLVNFDECKNHLMVLENDLEAARNVVCTLSEENIHKDNEVVSLHQVNELLNGKIGKLHKEVEQAKQREELLASELHNSENELKCCEVETATLLDELHLSTTSAAIFEDKLFELILEAKALETSGLVQREMLSKAISLRDAYQSELKEKICALEGENRDMKAGICAYTPLVMSLHDSIALLEESIFPQAEYHALNIQEKQGNQQGSEDNTRSIQAGVLELQKLLSKVETLRKVVMESRQSEGQDKKGSNVIVVAESDELKDLMLEKKTSGQKEDKEEKARRDILLLEDVKVPEVRLKLQEDAEMAQENDIQIMKDIQLDRVSSSSAYKNDVNSYGLETVENSRDDIQILEPWGTSGADRGKHAENVLSPSRRHKKRYHEIQVVEEQKNEHPYLLVAEKELGIDKLELTKRVSGSRQDWNKRVLERLDSDGNRLSVLQASAEELKGQMEAFGKGKYHASFEFDTIKAQLKEAEGTIHELIGLNNVLKKKVEHHSGSSGSLDSLVSEQQGLGDRSKRQISVSARRGSEKIGRLELELQKIQYILLKLKEEHENMIARATGRRRRVILRDYLYGRKNSRRDLKPRLCGCVRPKTDSDSLTLGRRRGMAGAGGEGISLKDQGNENFKAGNYLKAAALYTHAIKLEPSNQILYSNRSAAFLHLVKLTKALADAETTITLSPQWEKGYFRKGCVLEAMQRYDEALASFHEAQKYNPQSVEISKKIKRLSQLDKEKKRSQEVENIKSNVDMRNFFGPLKPEILDKFGNAEGCEDVFSFIVETMESAIKTYHETAKLDPRVHFLLDKQRTQTDKYAPAVNIDKAFESPDTHSDCFSFLRQYAEESFSGAACLVAPKKIISYPQVWKGQGSRKWKQSHSDGFFVQFESPAMRKLWFVPSSNEKGQTLCRDPEVLDISVHELLPRLFKGSTPAR is encoded by the exons ATGGCAACACTGTCGAAAGCTGAATCTCGACGTCTTTACTCCTGGTGGTGGGATAGTCACAATAGCCCAAAGAACTCAAGATGGCTTCAAGAAAACCTTTCAG ATATGGATGCCAAAGTAAAAGCGATGATCAAGTTTTTAGAAGAGGATGCTGATTCCTTTGCAAGAAGGGCTGAGATGTTCTATAAGAAACGTCCTGAGCTTTTGAAACTGGTAGAAGAATTTTACCGAGCATACCGTGCTTTAGCAGAGAGATATGATCATGCAACTGGGGCACTTCGCCAAGCTCAGCGAACAATGGCTGAAGCATTTCCAAACCAAGTGCCATTCGTTATTACTGATGAGCCGAACTCTGGTTCTTCTGCTTTTGAACCTGAAATTCGTAGTCCTGATAAAAGATCATTTCCAACTTATTTTGATCCTGATGATTTGCAAAAGGATACGCCACACTTTCATGCTGTCAAAAGGAACGGAGCATATTCCGACGAGCATGATGCATTATCAGGCAAAAATGGATTGAAGCAGCTGAATGAGTTGTTTTCTGCTGGAGAAGTGGTGGCTCAATCAAAGTTAGGTCAGGATAAAGGTTATGAGCCAAAACCTCGGCGTGGATTGAGAGATTTGCAAAAGCATGATTTTGCCGAGAAAGAGAACATCAGCAATGAAATTAAACGTCTGCAGGAAGAACTTTCCCAGATGTcgaaggagaagaaggttctTGATAACCAAATCATTTCAGAGTCTCACCGGGCTGATAAAGCTGAAGCAGAAATCCAAAGCCTGAAAGACATAATGTCTAAATTAAATTCTGAGAAGGAAGCTGCTTATCTTCAGTACCAGTTATGCCTGGAAAGGCTGTCAAACCTTGAGGCTCAGATGTCTCGAACACAAGAAGAGTTCAGGAAGCTGAATGATAACATGCGGACAGGAGTTGAAAAATTAAACAGTGCGGAAGAGCGATCTCTTCTTCTAAAAAAGGAGAATCAAACTTTGCAGTTGGAGCTGGAAACACTTAAACTGAGTCGCCATGATATTTTAGAGCAAAAGTTATCTACTGATCGTGTTTTAAAGTCACTTCAGGTGTCTTTGAAGATGATGGAGAATGAAAAAATGGGACTTGAAGATATCTGCAAGAAGCTTGAAGATGAAAAACAGCATCTTTTGGAGAGGTTGAAAATTTTGGAGAGCGTAGAAGAGAAAAATGTAGTTTTGGAAAATTCTCTTTCAGATGTTCATGTTGAGTTGGAAGGATTGAGAGAGAAGATAAAATCATTAGAAGAGACATGTGATTCTCTTCGCCGACAGATTTCTGTTCATATCTCTGAAAATACTGTGCTCATTGCCCAGCTGGAGGTTGTGTCCAAGCAAATGGAGAAACTTTCAGAGAAAAATACCTTCTTGGGGAACTCCCTGACTGATACATATGGTGAACTTGAAAATTTGAGAGGAAAATTGAAGGGGTTGGAAGAATCCTTCCAGTCCCTTAATGATCAGAATTCGGCTCTTCTTGTCGAGAAAAATACTTTGCTTGTGGAG atggGCAGCATCAACCAATGTTTGAAGAGCTTGGAGAGGAGGCATGCAGAATTGCAGCAAAAATATCTAGCTCTTAGAAAAGAACAAGAGCTGGCTCTTGGACAAGTTCAAGAACTTCATGATGTCTTGGAAGCTGAGAAGCAAGAGCATGAAAACCTTATTCAGTCAAGCAAAAGAAGGCAGGAGATGCTGGATAACCAAATACAACTTCTTCAAGAGGAAGCATGGATCAAGGATGATCAGTTTGAAACTGAACAGCTCAAATATATGAATGCACAggttgaaattttcattttgcagaAATGTTTGCTTGAAATGGAAGAAAGTAATCTGCTGCTTTCAAGAGAATGCCAGAAGAACATAGAAACATTAAAGTGCTTAGAGAAACAAAAGTCTGATCTTGAGCACGAGTATCTTCTTCAAAAGCAAACAGTAGCTTCCTTGTCAGAGCATAATGAGAAACTCAATGAGGGTATTCATGGTGTGCTGAAGGAGCTCCGGAGCAATAAGCAATGCCAATCTATTGATGATATGAGAGATGAACTGCTTCTGCAAATTGTGAAGGATGAAACTAAACACCTGCTTAGTTCTCTATCAGATGTCCAGGATGAAAACCAAAGCCTGATTCTTGATAGATTGGTTATTCTTGCCATGCTGAAGCAAGTCAGTCTTGATGCAATGGATATGAGATCGGAAAAGGATTTCCTTGTGCAAGAACTTATCCTAAGGAATGAGGAATTGGCATGTTTACAAAGTGAGAAGCATGAGCTTATGGGAACCAAAGAACAATTGGTGTTGGATGTACAGAATAGCAACAAGAGACAAGATGAATTAAATCAAGAAATAAAGGATCTTCTGGGTCAATTAGCAGACTGGAAAGAACATCACAACATCTTAAAAGGCCAAAATTTGAAGCTGCTTAATGAGTATCAGTCTTTATCTAATAAATTTGATCACTTGAGGGTGATTAATGAAGCATTGGAAGAGGAAAACAGAAGCATTCTTTCAGAGGCGATGACTCTAGAATTCCTTTACTCCTTTTTCCAAAGTGTTACTGCTGAACGCACAGTGAAATTGGGGTCATTCAGTAATGATTTAGACAGTCTTTCTTCAGCTAAGAATGAACTTGACCAGGAGATCAGAGCAttgaatgataaaataatacaaattgaagtagAAAACACAGATCTGAAGGACACGCTTGTAAATTTTGATGAATGCAAGAATCACTTGATGGTTCTAGAGAATGATCTCGAAGCAGCCAGAAATGTTGTTTGCACCTTATCTGAAGAAAATATTCATAAGGATAATGAGGTTGTGTCGCTTCATCAGGTCAATGAGTTGCTTAATGGGAAAATTGGCAAATTGCATAAAGAAGTTGAACAAGCTAAGCAAAGGGAAGAACTTCTAGCTTCTGAATTGCACAACAGTGAGAATGAGCTCAAATGCTGTGAAGTTGAAACCGCAACACTGTTAGATGAATTACATCTGAGCACAACCAGTGCGGCAATATTTGAAGATAAGTTATTTGAGCTGATACTAGAA GCGAAAGCTCTTGAGACTAGTGGCCTGGTACAGAGAGAGATGTTAAGCAAAGcgatcagtttgagagatgcATACCAGAGTGAGTTAAAAGAAAAGATTTGTGCCCTGGAAGGAGAAAACAGAGACATGAAGGCTGGTATCTGTGCATACACACCCCTTGTAATGTCTCTGCATGATAGCATTGCTTTGTTGGAAGAATCCATCTTCCCACAAGCAGAATACCATGCATTAAACATTCAGGAAAAACAG GGCAATCAACAAGGGAGTGAAGATAATACTAGAAGTATACAAGCAGGAGTTCTAGAGTTGCAAAAATTACTTTCCAAGGTGGAAACACTCCGGAAGGTGGTGATGGAGAGCAGGCAATCTGAGGGGCAAGACAAGAAAGGTTCTAATGTTATAGTTGTGGCTGAGAGCGATGAACTCAAAGATTTAATGCTAGAAAAGAAGACCTCAGGccaaaaagaagacaaagaagaaaaagctcGGAGAGATATCTTACTTCTAGAAGATGTCAAGGTACCTGAAGTTCGTCTTAAACTTCAAGAGGATGCTGAAATGGCTCAAGAAAATGATATCCAGATAATGAAAGATATTCAACTTGATCGTGTTTCTAGTTCTTCAGCTTATAAGAATGATGTTAATTCATATGGACTGGAAACAGTAGAAAATTCTCGAGATGATATTCAGATACTTGAGCCATGGGGAACATCTGGAGCAGACAGAGGAAAGCATGCGGAGAATGTGTTGTCTCCATCTAGACGGCACAAAAAGCGGTACCATGAAATCCAAGTAGTAGAAGAACAGAAGAATGAACATCCTTATCTTCTTGTAGCTGAGAAAGAGTTGGGCATTGACAAGCTAGAGCTAACCAAGAGAGTTTCTGGTTCACGTCAAGATTGGAACAAAAGGGTCTTGGAAAGACTTGATTCTGATGGAAATAGGCTCTCTGTTCTTCAAGCGAGTGCCGAGGAACTCAAGGGTCAAATGGAGGCATTTGGCAAGGGCAAATACCATGCAAGTTTTGAATTTGATACCATCAAAGCTCAGTTAAAAGAAGCTGAGGGAACAATACATGAGTTGATTGGTCTAAACAATGTGTTAAAGAAAAAGGTTGAACATCACTCTGGATCCTCTGGAAGTCTAGACAGTTTAGTTAGTGAACAGCAAGGACTCGGAGACAGAAGCAAGAGGCAAATCTCAGTATCGGCACGAAGAGGGTCAGAAAAGATCGGACGGTTGGAGTTAGAACTGCAGAAAATTCAGTACATTTTGCTGAAACTCAAGGAAGAACATGAGAACATGATTGCTAGAGCTACTGGAAGAAGACGAAGAGTTATTCTGCGAGACTATCTGTATGGAAGGAAAAACAGCCGGCGAGACTTGAAACCCCGATTATGTGGGTGTGTGAGGCCTAAAACTGACAGTGATT CCCTAACCCTAGGAAGGAGGAGAGGAATGGCCGGAGCCGGAGGAGAAGGTATTTCTTTGAAGGATCAGGGCAACGAGAACTTCAAAGCTGGGAATTACTTGAAAGCTGCTGCACTTTACACTCACGCCATCAAACTTGAACCCTCGAACCAAATCCTTTATAG CAATCGTTCTGCTGCATTTCTACATCTAGTTAAGCTCACCAAAGCACTTGCTGATGCTGAGACAACAATAACGTTGAGTCCTCAATGGGAAAAG GGTTATTTCAGAAAGGGGTGTGTTTTGGAAGCTATGCAACGTTATGATGAG GCTTTGGCTTCATTTCATGAAGCTCAAAAGTATAATCCACAGAGTGTCgaaatatcaaagaaaatcaagagGCTCTCGCAGTTAGATAAGGAGAAGAAGCGAtcccaagaagtggagaatatCAAATCTAATGTTGATATGCGGAATTTCTTTGGTCCCTTGAAACCTGAAATA TTGGACAAATTTGGAAATGCAGAAGGATGCGAGGATGTCTTTTCATTCATAGTCGAGACCATGGAGTCAGCTATAAAAACCTATCATGAAACTGCGAAGTTGGATCCAAGGGTCCACTTCCTTCTTGATAAGCAGAGGACTCAGACTGATAAATATGCACCAGCGGTAAATATTGATAAG GCATTTGAATCACCTGACACGCACAGTGACTGTTTCTCCTTTCTAAGGCAGTATGCAGAAGAGTCATTTTCTGGGGCTGCTTGCTTGGTTGCACCCAAGAAAATAATATCATACCCTCAG GTTTGGAAAGGCCAAGGATCAAGGAAGTGGAAGCAATCACACAGTGATGGTTTCTTTGTGCAATTTGAGTCACCTGCTATGCGGAAATTATGGTTCGTTCCTAGTTCAAATGAAAAGGGTCAGACCTTATGCAG GGATCCTGAGGTTTTAGACATCAGTGTTCATGAACTGCTTCCGCGCTTGTTCAAAGGATCCACTCCGGCTAGATGA
- the LOC120266404 gene encoding LOW QUALITY PROTEIN: serine/threonine-protein kinase Nek2-like (The sequence of the model RefSeq protein was modified relative to this genomic sequence to represent the inferred CDS: deleted 1 base in 1 codon) translates to MEQYEVLEQIGKGAFGSALLVKHKAEKKRYVLKKIRLARQTDRCRRSAHQEMELIKNVQHPFIVEYKDSWVEKGCYVCIIIGYCEGGDMAEAIKKANRSLFSEEKLCKWLVQLLMALDYLHNNHILHRDVKCSNIFLTRDQNIRLGDFGLAKMLTSDDLASSVVGTPSYMCPELLADIPYGSKSDIWSLGCCIYEMTALKPAFKAFDMQALINKINKSIVAPLPSSYSGAFRGLIKSMLRKNPEHRPSAAELLKHQHLQPYIFQVSLNSGHLSKSPPVKQPAGNLIKKIRFHGDDEDSICKEKEKAKDFSKERLFKTEQACNRAGLYLLYPEYKRTTRLCEKRGKGLVFRRQSSSRYSTDKTTIEKPSSLAKTPRYTPAKTFATPRRQSVPTKIIHTGPNREVRQPLRTPADRSARPSRRASLPLPTFETPARRNLGVLNGMVSPDISVNAPLIDRIAEFPLASSEDPFFSRKISSVQGSTSTPLNCGDRSITKDKCTIQIFRGEGDNGSDSSGRNSKANDVSSRGSSESRLRRFDTSSYQQRAEALEGLLEFSAQLLQQERFDELGVLLRPFGPEKVSPRETAIWLAKSFQRDNNLTEIKSFRCYGLETEMLELQILGTHLVL, encoded by the exons ATGGAGCAGTATGAGGTTCTGGAGCAGATTGGGAAGGGTGCATTTGGGTCTGCGTTGCTTGTTAAGCATAAGGCTGAGAAGAAGAG ATATGTCTTGAAGAAGATCCGGCTTGCTCGCCAAACAGATCGGTGCCGCCGGTCTGCTCACCAGGAG ATGGAGCTTATTAAGAATGTACAACACCCCTTTATCGTGGAATATAAAGATTCATGGGTAGAGAAG GGCTGCTACGTGTGCATTATCATAGGTTATTGTGAGGGAGGGGACAT GGCTGAAGCTATCAAAAAAGCCAATAGATCTCTTTTCTCTGAGGAG AAGCTTTGCAAATGGCTTGTACAGCTTCTGATGGCGCTTGATTACTTGCATAACAACCATATTCTTCATCGTGATGTAAAG TGTTCAAATATATTTCTGACCAGAGATCAGAACATACGACTGG GTGATTTTGGGCTTGCTAAAATGTTGACGTCTGATGATCTAGCCTCTTCT GTTGTGGGGACTCCCAGCTATATGTGCCCTGAACTTCTTGCTGATATACCATATGGTTCCAAGTCTGATATTTGGTCTTTGG GATGCTGTATATATGAGATGACGGCCCTCAAGCCTGCTTTTAAAGCTTTT GATATGCAAGCACTGataaacaagataaataagtccATAGTGGCTCCTCTTCCGAGTTCATATTCTGGCGCATT cCGAGGACTCATCAAAAGCATGTTGCGTAAAAACCCAGAGCACCGCCCAAGT GCTGCAGAACTGCTGAAGCATCAGCATCTGCAACCATATATATTTCAAGTCAGCTTGAACTCTGGCCACCTTAGTAAATCTCCTCCAGTCAAACAACCTGCAGGCAACCTCATTAAGAAGATCAGATTCCATGGTGATGATGAGGATTCAATATgcaaggaaaaagagaaagccAAAGATTTTAGCAAAGAGAGGTTGTTCAAAACTGAACAAGCCTGCAACAGAGCTGGACTCTATTTGCTCTACCCAGAGTACAAAAGGACAACCAGGTTATGTGAAAAAAGGGGTAAAGGGCTTGTCTTTCGGCGGCAGTCAAGTTCAAGA TACAGTACTGATAAAACGACTATTGAGAAACCATCAAGTCTGGCAAAGACCCCAAGATACACTCCAGCCAAAACTTTTGCAACTCCTAGAAGGCAATCTGTGCCGACAAAAATTATACATACTGGGCCAAACCGTGAAGTG CGGCAGCCATTAAGAACACCTGCAGACAGATCTGCTCGGCCAAGCAGAAGAGCATCACTGCCTTTGCCTACATTTGAAACACCTGCCAGGCGCAATCTCGGTGTTCTAAATGGAATGGTTTCCCCTGACATTTCAGTCAATGCTCCTCTCATCGATAGAATTGCTGAGTTCCCTCTCGCATCATCTGAAGACCCATTTTTCTCAAGAAAGATCTCATCAGTGCAAGGCTCAACTTCAACCCCACTAAATTGCGGTGATCGCTCCATCACCAAAGATAAATGCACAATCCAGATCTTCCGAGGAGAGGGAGATAATGGGAGTGACTCCTCAGGCAGAAATTCCAAAGCTAATGATGTTTCAAGCCGTGGATCGTCCGAGTCCCGATTGCGTCGGTTTGACACTTCATCCTACCAGCAACGAGCAGAGGCATTGGAAGGTTTGCTTGAGTTCAGTGCTCAACTATTGCAACAAGAGAGGTTTGACGAACTGGGTGTGCTACTGAGGCCCTTTGGTCCCGAAAAGGTCTCTCCAAGAGAAACAGCCATCTGGTTAGCCAAGAGCTTTCAAAGAGACAACAATTTAACTGAGATTAAAAGCTTTAGATGCTATGGTCTAGAAACTGAAATGTTAGAACTTCAAATTCTAGGAACACATCTTGTGCTCTAG
- the LOC120267740 gene encoding 60S ribosomal protein L4-like, with product MAAVRPLVTVQALEGDMTTDASSSIPLPDVLKAPIRPDVVRFVHAGLSSNHRQPYAVSKRAGHQTSAESWGTGRAVSRIPRVPGGGTHRAGQGAFGNMCRGGRMFAPTKIWRRWHRRVNITQRRLAVASALAASTIPSLVAARGHRIESVPELPLVISDSSESIEKTTSALKILKLVGASPDAEKAKQSNSIRSGKGKMRNRHYVSRKGPLVVYGTEGSKIVKAFRNIPGVDVANVERLNLLKLAPGGHLGRFIIWTKSAFEKLDSVFGMLDKPSEKKKGWVLPQPKMANADLGRIINSDEVQSVVRPIDKTVKRPSLKKNPLKNLNAMLKLNPYAKTARRMALLAEAQRVKVKKEKLDKKRTQLSKEDAAAIKVAGKAWYKTMVSDSDYTEFDNFTKWLGVTSN from the exons ATGGCGGCAGTTCGGCCCCTGGTCACTGTTCAAGCCTTAGAGGGCGATATGACCACCGATGCCAGCTCCTCCATCCCCCTCCCGGATGTGCTAAAGGCTCCGATCCGCCCTGACGTTGTCCGCTTCGTTCACGCAGGCCTCTCCTCCAACCACCGCCAGCCATACGCCGTCTCCAAGCGTGCTGGACACCAGACCTCCGCCGAGTCCTGGGGTACCGGCCGCGCAGTCTCCCGTATTCCCCGCGTTCCTGGTGGCGGCACCCACCGCGCTGGCCAGGGTGCGTTCGGCAACATGTGCCGTGGAGGTCGAATGTTCGCTCCAACCAAGATCTGGCGCCGCTGGCACCGCCGCGTCAACATCACCCAGCGCCGCCTCGCCGTCGCCTCCGCTCTTGCTGCCTCCACTATCCCCTCCCTTGTTGCCGCTCGCGGTCATCGCATCGAATCCGTTCCTGAGCTTCCCCTCGTCATCTCCGATTCCTCTGAATCCATCGAGAAAACCACCTCCGCCCTCAAAATCCTTAAACTGGTCGGCGCCTCTCCTGATGCCGAGAAAGCCAAACAATCCAACTCGATCCGTTCTGGAAAGGGTAAGATGCGCAATCGCCACTATGTCTCCCGCAAAGGTCCTCTCGTCGTGTACGGCACCGAGGGTTCTAAGATCGTCAAAGCCTTCCGTAACATTCCCGGTGTCGATGTTGCCAACGTTGAGCGCCTCAATCTACTGAAGCTCGCGCCTGGTGGGCATCTTGGCAGGTTCATCATCTGGACGAAATCCGCATTTGAGAAGCTGGACTCGGTTTTCGGGATGCTCGATAAGCCatcagagaagaagaagggatgGGTGCTGCCGCAACCAAAGATGGCGAATGCTGATCTCGGAAGGATCATCAATTCAGACGAAGTGCAATCAGTAGTAAGACCGATTGACAAGACTGTCAAGCGCCCTTCGCTAAAGAAGAACCCATTGAAGAACCTGAATGCTATGTTGAAACTGAATCCGTATGCCAAAACCGCGAGGAGAATGGCTTTGCTTGCTGAGGCACAGCGCGTCAAGGTCAAGAAGGAAAAACTAGATAAGAAGAGAACTCAGCTATCAAAG GAGGATGCTGCCGCAATCAAGGTTGCCGGAAAGGCATGGTATAAGACTATGGTTTCAGACAGTGACTACACTGAGTTTGACAACTTCACAAAGTGGCTTGGTGTTACCAGTAATTAA